The genomic interval GTCACGCTCCTGCCTGTATGCTATTCGCGAAGACCGTTTGAATTTGTTCGAAGGCAAAGTCGAGCTCCTCTTCCGTGATGATGAGCGGCGGTGCCAACCGAATGACATGCTCATGCGTTTCCTTGCAAAGCAGTCCCAGCTCCATCAGCTTCTCGCAATAAGGCCTTGCAGGCGTCGAAAGCACAATGGCGATGAACAATCCGCGTCCTCTAATTTCAACAATGTCCGGATGGCGCAATGTAGCAAGCTTGCTCATCAAATACTGCCCCAACAGCTGTGAGCGGTCCGTCAGCCCTTCCTCTTCGGTTACTTCAAGCGCTGCAATCGCAACAGCGCAGCTAAGCGGATTTCCTCCAAAGGTTGAACCATGAGAGCCCGGCTCGAATACATCCATAATGCTCCCGTTCGCGGCGATAGCCGATACAGGCATGACCCCTCCACCCAGCGCTTTCCCCATAATATAAATATCAGGAATGACATTTTCCCAATCGCATGCGAATTTTCGTCCTGTACGCCCGAAGCCGGTTTGAATCTCATCTGCCACAAGCAGCACCTGCTGTTCTGCACATAGCTGAGCAACAGCAGCAAGAAATCCATTCGGAGGAATCCGAATGCCCGCCTCGCCTTGAATCGGCTCAATCAATATCGCAGCGGTATTCGGCTGCATCACCGCCTTCACTGCCTCCAGGTCGCCATATGGAACAACACGAAATCCAGGTGTAAAGGGGCCATAACCTTGCTTATATTCCTCCGTTGAGGAGAAAGACGTCAGTGTCAGCGTTCTGCCATGGAAATTGCCCTCAAAAGCGATGATTTCAGCTTGATCATTCGGTATTTGCTTGACGCCGTAAGCCCAGCGACGTACAGCTTTGATCGCCGTCTCAACTGCCTCTGCCCCTGTATTCATAGGAAGAATTCGTTCCTTGCCGGTATAGGCTGCCAGCTTCTCGCAAAACGCACCAAGTGCCTCATTATGAAAAGCTCGTGATGTAATCGTGACCTTATCCGCCTGCTCCTTTAACGCTCTAATGATCCGAGGATGTCGATGCCCTTGATTCAATGCCGAATAAGCGCTCAACATATCCATGTAGCGCGCACCTTCTGAATCCTGCACCCATACGCCCTCTGCGCTGCTAATCACAATCGGCAGGGGATGATAATTATGGGCGCCAAATTGCTCTGCCAGCTCAATATCCTTATTTGCCCTGTTCATCACCTGCTCCTCTCTGCATGCACCGCAAAAAATAGCTGTTTTTGAATTTTATGCGGTTAAGGGGCGACAAATAACAAAGGGAACCGAGGATAGGCTTAAAGTAACAATTTCACTTGTACAAATCCGCGAGGCTTGCTTTAATAATATTTGGGGGAAAGGGGATTGAGTGATGAAAAACAAAAAGGTTTTTCTTACAATGCTGATTAGCCAAATCTTGTTTGGATTGTTTACGATCGTTTGGCTTTTTGTCGCGTTAATGTCTGTTATGATGTTCGACTCGCCAGGTTCAGAAAATCTATTCTGGCCTGTGCTTTTATTCATTGTGATTTGGCTTTATCCGGTAGCTCTTATTTTGTCCATTATTGTAAGCTGGGTGCTTTATCGGTTCAACAAAATGAAAATAGCGGTTACCATCGCAATGGTACCGCTCATTTGGGTGCTGCCTCTTTTCGGTTTTTTAATCTATGCCAATGTCAGCTGATCGATGACATGGCTAAAAAACGTTGCCAGCCCTGCTCCATATTATTGCGTGTCCATTGCAGATGATTAACATCCTCATACTGCCGGAATGAGCACTCTATACAAATAATAAGATCCAAATAAAGATCATAGAGTGCTCTGCGCCCACGTTCTGCCGTAGTCAGCTGCGTTATTCCATAACCTTCAAGGAACGCAGCCGTGTTACAGAAGTGACTAAAATAATGCTCCATTAGTGGATCGCCCCAAAGTGCACGCTCAAAATCAATAATTCCTGTAATCGCTCCGTCTTTTATAAAAACATTGCCGTCCCATAAATCCCAATGAATGAGCCTCGGTTCCGTTACTTCATCCAGCACGCCAAGCCTACG from Paenibacillus sp. FSL K6-3182 carries:
- a CDS encoding ornithine--oxo-acid transaminase → MNRANKDIELAEQFGAHNYHPLPIVISSAEGVWVQDSEGARYMDMLSAYSALNQGHRHPRIIRALKEQADKVTITSRAFHNEALGAFCEKLAAYTGKERILPMNTGAEAVETAIKAVRRWAYGVKQIPNDQAEIIAFEGNFHGRTLTLTSFSSTEEYKQGYGPFTPGFRVVPYGDLEAVKAVMQPNTAAILIEPIQGEAGIRIPPNGFLAAVAQLCAEQQVLLVADEIQTGFGRTGRKFACDWENVIPDIYIMGKALGGGVMPVSAIAANGSIMDVFEPGSHGSTFGGNPLSCAVAIAALEVTEEEGLTDRSQLLGQYLMSKLATLRHPDIVEIRGRGLFIAIVLSTPARPYCEKLMELGLLCKETHEHVIRLAPPLIITEEELDFAFEQIQTVFANSIQAGA